A stretch of [Clostridium] innocuum DNA encodes these proteins:
- a CDS encoding gamma-glutamyltransferase family protein, which translates to MFNIYHQPYTRGRYPTVAANGVVATGNNLAAAAGLQIMREGGNAIDAAIATAATLTVVEPTANGIGSDAFAIVWYKDAMYGLNSSGCAPMEISIEKLKEQGITEMPKHGWTPVTVPGAPKAWAELSRRFGKLPFAQVLAPAITYARDGYPVPPDLTRMWKMAVRSYTDKKDDPVFAQWFQTFTFQGMAPEVGQLVKLPDHAKTLEKIAETQAAALYEGELAQRIEEDSIAHGGYLRKKDLQQHKAIWVDPVSVHYHGYDVWELPPNGQGIVALMALNILKEFQFAQRDEEMFHHQFEAMKMAFADGLHHITDAQYMKTGVQSLLHAAYGRERSREIEAFAKQPAVHMPPKSGTVYLCTADSEGNMVSFIQSNYMGFGSGVVVKDTGIALQNRGHDFSLNRNHVNALVPGKRTYHTIIPGFLTRNGKAVGPFGVMGGYMQPQGHVQVVMNMIDFHLNPQQALDAPRWQWVKDKKFIIEDSFDTNIARKLQERGHQLQVDLETAGFGRGQIIVRLDNGTFMAGSESRTDSSIACW; encoded by the coding sequence ATGTTCAATATATATCATCAGCCCTATACCAGAGGCCGCTATCCCACAGTAGCCGCAAACGGTGTTGTTGCTACCGGAAACAATCTTGCTGCTGCAGCGGGATTGCAGATTATGCGAGAGGGTGGCAATGCCATTGATGCCGCGATTGCGACAGCCGCAACACTTACCGTTGTTGAGCCTACAGCAAACGGTATCGGTTCCGATGCCTTCGCCATTGTGTGGTACAAGGATGCCATGTACGGTTTAAACAGCTCAGGCTGTGCACCTATGGAAATTTCAATAGAAAAACTGAAGGAACAGGGTATCACGGAAATGCCGAAGCATGGATGGACACCGGTAACGGTACCGGGAGCACCCAAGGCGTGGGCGGAATTAAGCCGCCGGTTTGGAAAGCTGCCCTTTGCGCAGGTACTCGCACCTGCGATCACCTACGCCCGTGACGGATATCCGGTACCGCCGGATCTTACCAGAATGTGGAAGATGGCTGTCAGAAGCTATACGGATAAAAAGGATGATCCGGTATTTGCACAATGGTTTCAGACATTCACCTTTCAGGGAATGGCACCGGAGGTAGGACAGCTGGTAAAGCTTCCGGATCATGCGAAAACATTGGAGAAAATAGCGGAAACACAGGCAGCCGCCTTATATGAAGGAGAGCTTGCACAGCGTATAGAAGAAGACAGTATCGCACACGGCGGATACCTGCGGAAAAAGGATCTGCAGCAGCATAAGGCAATATGGGTGGATCCGGTTTCAGTACATTATCACGGCTATGATGTTTGGGAGCTGCCGCCTAACGGACAGGGAATCGTTGCATTGATGGCATTGAATATATTAAAGGAATTCCAGTTTGCACAGCGTGATGAGGAAATGTTTCATCATCAGTTTGAAGCGATGAAAATGGCATTTGCAGACGGCTTGCATCATATTACAGATGCCCAATATATGAAAACCGGGGTACAAAGCCTGTTACATGCAGCCTATGGCAGAGAGCGTTCGCGGGAAATCGAAGCTTTTGCCAAACAGCCTGCGGTCCACATGCCGCCGAAAAGCGGTACCGTATATTTATGTACAGCAGACAGCGAAGGAAATATGGTATCCTTCATTCAAAGCAATTATATGGGCTTTGGCAGTGGGGTTGTAGTAAAGGACACAGGAATCGCCCTTCAAAACCGCGGACATGATTTCTCTTTGAATCGTAATCATGTCAATGCTCTTGTTCCCGGAAAGCGTACCTACCATACCATCATTCCCGGATTTCTTACAAGGAATGGAAAAGCAGTTGGTCCATTCGGCGTCATGGGCGGCTATATGCAGCCCCAGGGACATGTGCAGGTGGTTATGAATATGATTGATTTCCATCTGAATCCACAGCAGGCACTGGATGCACCCCGCTGGCAGTGGGTGAAGGATAAAAAATTTATCATAGAGGACAGCTTTGATACCAACATTGCAAGAAAGCTGCAGGAGCGTGGTCATCAGCTTCAGGTTGATTTGGAGACTGCCGGCTTCGGACGCGGGCAGATTATTGTGCGGCTTGATAATGGAACATTTATGGCAGGAAGTGAGTCAAGAACCGACAGCAGCATTGCCTGCTGGTAA
- a CDS encoding PTS sucrose transporter subunit IIABC, which yields MNRKPLVLVVCGAGTLTSVIASQGVEQGLKKRGITDVEIKVGRLDDIGRYADRITVLVASMNIRQKYDFPVINAISFLTGDEDGQERVVDKVADILKNK from the coding sequence ATGAATCGTAAACCATTGGTACTGGTTGTATGCGGCGCAGGAACCCTGACTTCCGTTATTGCCAGCCAGGGAGTGGAACAGGGCTTGAAGAAAAGAGGAATCACAGATGTGGAAATCAAGGTAGGCAGACTGGACGATATCGGACGGTACGCTGATCGTATTACCGTGCTTGTCGCTTCCATGAATATTCGCCAGAAATATGATTTTCCGGTTATCAATGCCATATCGTTTCTGACGGGGGATGAGGATGGTCAGGAGCGTGTCGTGGATAAAGTGGCTGATATTTTGAAAAATAAATAA
- a CDS encoding PTS sugar transporter subunit IIA: MDQEIQIVRECILPHYAAQQKEDIIQELSKRMKERNLVNADFQEAVLKREQKYPTGLLIGKRNIAIPHTEPQYVKVPCIGIATLKKSVAFHRMDACDELVDVDVVLLLALNQAHAHMEMLSRIILMCQDEAFIEELMRAEQETDIEQIVRERLEGGKQHES; encoded by the coding sequence TTGGATCAGGAAATACAAATCGTCAGAGAATGTATTCTGCCGCATTATGCAGCACAGCAGAAGGAAGATATCATACAGGAACTCAGTAAGCGAATGAAAGAACGAAATCTTGTGAATGCAGATTTTCAGGAAGCGGTATTAAAACGGGAACAGAAGTATCCTACCGGATTGCTGATAGGGAAACGCAATATCGCTATACCTCATACAGAGCCGCAGTATGTTAAAGTACCGTGTATCGGTATCGCCACCTTGAAAAAAAGTGTTGCGTTTCACCGCATGGATGCATGTGATGAGCTGGTGGATGTGGATGTCGTACTGCTGCTTGCCTTGAATCAGGCACATGCACATATGGAAATGCTGAGCAGAATCATCCTCATGTGCCAGGATGAAGCATTCATCGAGGAATTGATGCGGGCAGAGCAGGAAACAGATATTGAACAAATCGTCAGAGAACGATTAGAAGGAGGAAAACAGCATGAATCGTAA
- a CDS encoding PTS galactitol transporter subunit IIC produces MEMLQNFFDWFFALGSSVFVPFIMFTLCMVFKGGLSKSLRSALYMGVGLVGLGLIVDYSVAAMTPVTESLVNNLGLSLNVIDIGYGNVSAAWAWPGVVWVILGIIAVNFIMVVLKWTKTLWVDMWNIWHGEFVAGMMWAFTGNIYIGVASGLILLVINMKLADYHAKKIQEFNGLEGISVVATSGTFTASWAQGCMWVINKIPGLRDIKASSEQIKEKFGIFGEMSVIGALMGTVMGIVAGFDFINTAQLAIKLAAVLVILPRMLSIIAEGIIPISNALSKFMREKFPGRELYIAVDPAILLGDPSVMSTVILMYPISVMIAAVIPGCNFLPVASLAALPYWIGGMVPYTKGNIIHTVICATLWIIPATLIASSLAGICTDLCSMTGLFTDQIANGAMFTNWDEGGNILLWLFVKAGQLFGFGG; encoded by the coding sequence ATGGAAATGCTACAGAATTTTTTTGACTGGTTCTTCGCCTTGGGCAGCAGTGTGTTTGTGCCGTTCATCATGTTCACACTATGTATGGTGTTTAAGGGCGGTTTGAGCAAGAGTCTGCGCAGTGCCCTGTATATGGGCGTTGGGCTTGTTGGATTGGGGCTGATCGTTGATTATTCCGTTGCAGCGATGACACCTGTTACAGAATCACTCGTAAATAATCTGGGATTGAGTCTGAATGTAATTGATATCGGGTATGGAAATGTCAGTGCAGCCTGGGCTTGGCCGGGCGTAGTCTGGGTGATTTTGGGTATTATTGCAGTGAATTTCATCATGGTTGTTTTAAAGTGGACAAAGACGCTGTGGGTGGATATGTGGAATATCTGGCATGGTGAGTTTGTTGCCGGTATGATGTGGGCATTTACCGGAAATATCTATATCGGTGTTGCCAGCGGTCTGATCTTGCTTGTCATCAATATGAAGCTTGCCGATTATCACGCTAAAAAAATACAGGAGTTTAACGGTTTGGAGGGAATTTCTGTAGTTGCGACCTCAGGTACCTTTACAGCATCCTGGGCACAGGGATGTATGTGGGTAATCAACAAGATACCGGGGCTTCGCGATATCAAGGCATCCTCCGAACAGATTAAGGAGAAATTCGGAATTTTCGGGGAAATGTCTGTTATTGGTGCGCTGATGGGTACCGTTATGGGAATCGTTGCCGGCTTTGATTTTATTAACACGGCACAGCTGGCAATCAAGCTTGCGGCAGTGCTTGTCATTCTTCCAAGAATGCTGTCTATTATTGCAGAAGGTATTATACCGATTTCCAATGCACTGTCTAAATTCATGAGAGAGAAATTTCCAGGCAGAGAGCTGTATATCGCAGTAGACCCAGCCATTCTGCTGGGGGATCCTTCCGTTATGTCAACAGTAATCCTGATGTATCCGATTTCCGTTATGATTGCAGCGGTTATTCCGGGCTGTAACTTTCTTCCGGTTGCATCTCTTGCGGCTCTGCCATACTGGATTGGCGGCATGGTGCCGTATACAAAGGGAAATATCATTCATACGGTAATCTGTGCAACGCTTTGGATCATACCTGCCACTCTGATTGCTTCCTCTCTGGCGGGAATATGCACCGATCTTTGCAGCATGACGGGGTTATTTACAGATCAGATAGCAAATGGCGCAATGTTTACCAACTGGGATGAAGGTGGAAATATTCTTCTCTGGTTATTTGTCAAGGCAGGTCAGCTGTTTGGATTTGGCGGATAA
- a CDS encoding response regulator, translated as MQTVYHIALLDDEPCYTNMIRDKIEAFGLEEQLFIDTYNNVNDFLRSKHIYDILLLDIEMPGMDGIHLAKYIANERTLVIYVTNYADRMEDAFGINVFRYVLKSKIDEKLKRTLQDAFEFLQDNADFKIRTDGGYEMLAQKDIIYMEYFSKDVYAYTKDREYIFRMYSMERMMKELNSRFVQINRANIVNIEYIRSIRGFELHVKGIDRVLKISRRRKNEIMDALFQMTTKL; from the coding sequence ATGCAGACTGTTTACCATATAGCATTACTGGATGATGAACCATGCTATACAAATATGATTCGTGATAAAATTGAGGCCTTTGGATTAGAGGAACAGCTTTTCATCGATACGTATAATAATGTAAATGATTTTTTGAGAAGTAAACATATATATGACATACTTCTGCTGGATATCGAAATGCCGGGCATGGATGGGATTCATCTGGCAAAGTATATTGCCAATGAACGGACACTGGTGATCTATGTAACGAATTATGCAGATCGTATGGAGGATGCATTTGGAATCAACGTATTCCGCTATGTTCTGAAATCCAAAATAGATGAAAAGCTGAAGAGAACGCTGCAGGATGCTTTTGAGTTTTTACAGGATAACGCTGATTTTAAGATACGTACTGATGGCGGTTATGAGATGCTTGCACAAAAGGATATCATTTATATGGAGTATTTCTCTAAGGACGTCTATGCATATACCAAGGATCGTGAATACATATTTCGCATGTATTCCATGGAACGCATGATGAAAGAATTAAACAGCCGCTTCGTTCAGATCAATCGTGCCAATATTGTGAACATCGAATATATCCGCTCCATTCGCGGGTTTGAACTGCATGTAAAGGGTATTGATCGCGTACTAAAGATCAGCAGGCGGCGTAAGAACGAAATTATGGATGCTTTATTTCAAATGACGACAAAGCTATGA
- a CDS encoding accessory gene regulator B family protein → METISRRLSIFLAKRGLIEEDEVDIIRFALELLLTQGIQIVSMLILGYFLQFFWETVLYLCMLLFLKRYTGGYHAKTYGRCYLITMIIYLLVLLCVEYLNIYSLLVFLPAGLGIFIYFGPCLSYKTMLERRKQQLHLKLSLALCLVLLLLFLGVHEFRYTIEIAAILFFTAVMMLPVFWKKSKTI, encoded by the coding sequence ATGGAAACAATAAGTAGAAGGCTGAGCATATTTCTTGCAAAACGAGGTCTGATTGAAGAGGATGAGGTGGATATCATCCGCTTTGCCCTTGAACTTCTTCTTACACAGGGAATACAGATTGTCAGTATGCTCATACTGGGATACTTCCTGCAGTTTTTCTGGGAAACGGTGCTTTACCTGTGCATGCTGCTTTTCCTGAAACGTTATACTGGCGGTTATCATGCAAAAACATATGGACGCTGCTATCTGATAACGATGATTATCTATCTGCTGGTGTTACTCTGTGTGGAGTATCTGAATATATACAGTCTGCTGGTCTTTCTTCCTGCCGGACTTGGTATTTTCATTTATTTCGGCCCGTGTCTTAGCTATAAGACGATGCTGGAACGTAGAAAGCAGCAGCTGCATCTGAAGCTTTCTCTGGCTCTGTGTCTTGTTTTGCTGCTGCTGTTTTTGGGAGTCCATGAATTTCGCTATACGATAGAAATTGCAGCTATTCTGTTTTTTACCGCGGTGATGATGCTGCCGGTATTCTGGAAAAAGTCAAAAACAATCTGA
- a CDS encoding chromate transporter — protein MKIYWELFSVFMRIGAFTFGGGYAMLPLIQKEIVDKKHWATEEEIMDYYAVAQCTPGIIMVNTATFIGFYEKGILGAIIATLGVVTPSIIIILLIASVLTTYSSLAMVQHALAGIRVAVCVLVLNAVVKLWKSGIKDTFGILLFAVVLAAITFTSVSTVLVVIIAALLGVIVCALRRREVKE, from the coding sequence ATGAAAATTTACTGGGAACTGTTTTCTGTCTTTATGCGGATCGGAGCCTTTACCTTTGGTGGAGGCTATGCCATGCTGCCGCTGATACAGAAGGAAATTGTGGATAAAAAGCATTGGGCCACAGAAGAGGAAATTATGGATTACTATGCGGTTGCGCAGTGTACACCGGGAATCATCATGGTGAACACGGCAACGTTTATCGGCTTTTATGAGAAAGGAATCCTTGGTGCTATTATCGCAACGCTGGGTGTTGTTACGCCAAGCATCATCATTATTCTGCTGATTGCCTCTGTGCTTACCACCTATTCCTCACTTGCTATGGTTCAGCATGCTTTAGCAGGTATCCGTGTCGCGGTTTGTGTTCTTGTTTTAAACGCTGTTGTCAAGCTCTGGAAAAGCGGCATTAAGGATACCTTCGGCATCTTGTTATTTGCCGTTGTCCTAGCTGCAATCACCTTTACCAGCGTATCAACCGTCCTTGTTGTTATCATCGCCGCATTACTCGGTGTGATTGTCTGTGCACTTCGCCGCAGGGAGGTGAAGGAATGA
- a CDS encoding GHKL domain-containing protein: MTSYRPSYIIVVQEKSDVMNEFMEYVYCLIYIVGIAFCVIRVNNDVKWNTRTVLLIIGYSYINMLVTNNIDVSDIMFLVSNMFSTLPDFLFICVLCRKIKLLNLFYLLFYTVSFMTFIEIFMYAHIHLFNGAFDATFVPGILRTASIMFANVCAAIAFQIPVYLYRRFFVVLSKKQLLPFVFLQIFFMLVLMMYMRELELYPKDLAMFFVFLLMVVQTLTVDFIFVRFWLLAQEKSEIELTELSRNIQNQYMHDLQEEQEKNRELRHDMRNHIEILESIHHDRDFLNYLDRVRKDVDELGQRIKTGNMFLDACLNTKIESNNDIQFEVSAFVNDEIGIEDKDMCALVFNMLDNAIDAARGSEHKKVDIKLMIHNDSLIIEVTNSTVQAPDFHSRKGTGHGYGMKIIERIAAQYEGMVKYDYDEQSHTVSVHCLMPLPK; encoded by the coding sequence ATGACATCATACAGGCCTTCTTATATAATAGTTGTGCAGGAAAAGAGTGATGTTATGAATGAATTTATGGAATATGTGTATTGTTTAATTTATATTGTAGGAATAGCCTTCTGCGTTATCAGAGTAAACAATGATGTAAAATGGAATACTCGTACGGTGCTGCTGATTATTGGATACAGCTATATCAATATGCTTGTTACCAATAATATTGATGTATCTGATATCATGTTTTTAGTATCCAACATGTTCTCTACTCTTCCGGATTTTTTGTTTATCTGTGTATTATGCAGAAAAATAAAACTGTTGAACCTATTTTATCTATTGTTTTATACGGTTTCGTTCATGACCTTTATAGAAATATTTATGTATGCTCATATCCATTTATTCAACGGGGCATTTGATGCAACCTTTGTACCCGGGATATTGCGCACCGCTTCCATTATGTTTGCTAATGTCTGTGCAGCAATAGCATTTCAGATACCAGTATATCTGTATCGTAGATTTTTCGTCGTATTATCAAAAAAACAATTGCTTCCATTTGTTTTTCTACAAATTTTTTTCATGCTTGTCCTTATGATGTACATGAGGGAGTTGGAGCTTTATCCAAAGGATCTCGCTATGTTCTTTGTATTTCTGCTCATGGTAGTGCAGACATTGACCGTAGATTTCATCTTTGTTCGATTCTGGCTGCTTGCTCAGGAGAAGAGTGAAATCGAACTGACGGAGCTTTCTAGAAATATACAAAATCAATATATGCATGATTTACAAGAGGAACAGGAGAAAAACAGAGAGCTTCGCCACGATATGAGAAATCATATTGAGATACTGGAAAGCATTCATCATGACCGTGATTTTTTGAATTATCTGGATCGTGTAAGAAAAGATGTAGATGAACTGGGACAACGTATTAAGACAGGGAATATGTTTCTGGATGCATGTCTGAATACGAAAATTGAATCAAATAATGATATACAGTTTGAGGTCAGTGCATTTGTAAATGACGAAATAGGTATTGAGGATAAGGATATGTGTGCTCTTGTATTCAATATGCTGGATAATGCCATTGATGCCGCTAGGGGTAGTGAACATAAGAAGGTGGACATAAAGTTAATGATACATAACGATTCTCTGATTATTGAGGTTACCAATTCAACTGTTCAAGCACCGGATTTTCATTCCAGAAAAGGAACTGGACATGGGTATGGAATGAAAATCATTGAGCGTATTGCAGCTCAATATGAAGGTATGGTGAAATATGATTATGATGAACAAAGCCATACGGTAAGTGTGCACTGTCTGATGCCTCTTCCAAAATAA
- a CDS encoding alcohol dehydrogenase catalytic domain-containing protein, whose amino-acid sequence MKQAVLKQQGVLAIADVQEDLTLQADEVLVEVKVVTICGSDLSYFQAETLPHDLQYPLVLGHEMAGIVKETGTAVSGVQKGDRVAVEPQSYCGHCEACQRGDYNFCESLQFMASKGISGALKQYVKWPQSSIYKLEDSMSFEEGALLEPLSVAYSAIEKLDFHKESRLVILGAGSIGLLMGVLMQELYPEVSIHLVDVYESKRDIGERLHMKKDQFLIGTAYELESMKPFTHIIDTTGNSEVVKQFLQHSIPQAVLLELGVSDRPLEISFKDIVYQGLRIIGSYRYTNTYPRLLKLFREQHLQVRDIITGRYPFEAVQTAFEQAMDGRHHSKIAIYL is encoded by the coding sequence ATGAAACAGGCAGTATTGAAACAGCAGGGGGTGCTTGCCATTGCGGATGTACAGGAGGATCTAACTCTGCAGGCGGATGAGGTGCTTGTTGAGGTGAAGGTTGTTACGATCTGCGGATCGGATCTCAGCTACTTTCAGGCTGAAACGCTGCCGCATGATTTACAGTATCCGCTGGTGCTGGGACATGAGATGGCCGGCATTGTAAAAGAAACCGGTACTGCTGTAAGCGGTGTTCAAAAGGGAGATCGTGTAGCAGTGGAGCCGCAGAGCTATTGCGGGCATTGCGAGGCCTGTCAAAGAGGAGATTATAATTTCTGTGAATCATTGCAATTCATGGCCAGCAAGGGAATCAGCGGAGCTTTAAAGCAATATGTGAAGTGGCCGCAAAGCTCAATCTATAAGCTGGAGGATTCCATGTCCTTTGAAGAAGGTGCGCTGCTGGAGCCGTTATCTGTTGCATACAGCGCGATTGAAAAGTTGGACTTTCACAAGGAAAGCAGGCTTGTGATTTTAGGAGCAGGATCTATCGGACTGCTTATGGGAGTGCTGATGCAGGAATTATATCCCGAGGTGAGCATTCATCTAGTGGATGTTTATGAGAGTAAGCGGGACATAGGAGAGCGTCTGCATATGAAAAAGGATCAGTTTCTGATAGGAACTGCGTATGAACTGGAATCTATGAAGCCGTTTACCCACATCATTGATACAACCGGGAACAGTGAGGTGGTGAAGCAATTTCTGCAGCATAGCATACCGCAGGCCGTACTTCTGGAACTCGGTGTCAGTGATCGTCCTTTGGAAATCAGCTTTAAGGATATTGTATATCAGGGGCTTCGCATTATAGGCTCTTACCGCTATACGAATACCTATCCCAGACTTTTGAAATTGTTTCGGGAACAGCACCTGCAAGTGCGCGATATTATAACGGGCAGATACCCGTTTGAAGCAGTACAGACAGCCTTTGAACAGGCAATGGATGGACGCCATCACAGCAAAATCGCCATTTATTTATAA
- a CDS encoding sigma 54-interacting transcriptional regulator, whose amino-acid sequence MNYTIKELIEKEDRKNPYTDEQLAKLCNMSREEVTLLRQEQGILDSRERRRQILLPEVKEILQANEKISDRKLTAILNDRGYQISRFIARAVRDELEPKAKKEERLQMDPDRDFEQLIGYDGSMKRQISQAQAAVLYPPRGLHTLIHGPSGVGKSQLAEAMYHFAIHVGTIQQNSPLVIFNCADYADNSELLLSQLFGYVKGAFTGADHEKSGLVEKADGGILFLDEVHRLPSEGQEMLFYLIDKGMYRKLGETDNTRTARLLIIAATTEDLDSYLLTTFRRRIPMLIDLPPLSERPLLERLMIIKAFLFQEALRIQQNIILERDALRLLLNYPCSGNIGQLRSDIQVACARSFLKHITYGDEQLIIALDDLPPHVGNLALNTASRESRKLCESDLFVSCTKPREQSAHMGPNIYQFIEEKYEALLNEGCTEHEVYQTLGKELDTEMDNLFNKIKYQQVDRKNLEEVVGNRIIQSVQKSVDIARMSMQDISPNILSPLCLHVSASYERMKCGKRIMNPQLKKIKKEYPLEFATARKMCMQYHEDFMIELPEDEIAFIAMYLKTFTKKKKEESRGKIGIIVLTHGNVGIEMVEVANQLLNASFAIGLRCALDEPSSHALQRTQHAVEQLDEGRGCLILTDMGSLVTFGQIITQRTGIDTRTISRVDTVMVIEAIRRAILEETTLDELEQALNMEKEINFHGNLELEEKETVIVSICLTGKGSAVLIQSKIQKLLQEHNLTIRILTLGVISENGIEFELDHLARSYHILAILGNFQIEYHQIPFLSTNEILNGTAQQELLSIIKNNRQPGKTVNCLQELLDEDIILCHVQDALCKNDILEKLVDLLVKKEHVSEEYLLDVYKREAMGATIMGKAAIPHGFTEHVTKPAIAILTLQDAILWEDDFETNIILMPALQEESIAYTQELFSICSDSTLIQALSACQKPQEIIRLIATYTKPSN is encoded by the coding sequence ATGAATTACACGATAAAGGAATTGATTGAAAAAGAGGATAGGAAAAATCCATATACGGATGAGCAGCTCGCAAAGCTTTGCAATATGAGTCGTGAGGAAGTTACACTTCTGCGTCAGGAACAGGGAATCTTAGACTCCCGGGAGCGGAGAAGGCAGATATTACTTCCAGAGGTTAAGGAAATATTGCAGGCAAACGAAAAAATATCAGACCGGAAGCTTACAGCGATACTGAATGATCGGGGATATCAGATATCGCGATTTATTGCTAGAGCAGTGCGTGATGAGCTAGAGCCCAAAGCGAAAAAAGAGGAACGCCTGCAAATGGATCCGGATCGTGATTTTGAACAGCTGATTGGTTATGACGGCAGTATGAAGCGGCAGATTTCCCAGGCACAGGCTGCTGTTCTTTATCCGCCTAGAGGTCTTCATACTCTGATCCATGGTCCCAGCGGTGTTGGAAAAAGCCAGCTGGCCGAAGCCATGTATCACTTCGCCATTCATGTGGGTACCATACAACAGAATAGTCCGCTGGTAATATTCAACTGTGCAGATTATGCGGATAATTCAGAGCTCTTACTTTCACAGCTGTTCGGTTATGTGAAGGGAGCCTTTACGGGTGCGGATCATGAGAAATCAGGGCTTGTGGAAAAAGCCGATGGAGGTATTCTGTTTCTGGATGAGGTACACCGTCTGCCAAGCGAAGGTCAGGAAATGCTGTTCTATCTGATTGATAAGGGTATGTATCGAAAGCTGGGGGAAACAGATAATACAAGAACGGCAAGACTTCTTATCATTGCTGCCACTACGGAGGATTTGGATTCCTATCTTCTGACAACCTTTCGACGCAGAATTCCCATGCTGATCGATTTGCCGCCATTGAGCGAGCGCCCGCTTCTGGAACGTCTTATGATTATCAAAGCCTTTCTGTTTCAGGAAGCTCTGCGAATACAGCAGAATATCATTTTGGAAAGGGATGCTCTGCGGCTTTTACTGAATTATCCGTGTTCGGGCAATATCGGACAGCTGCGAAGTGATATTCAGGTGGCCTGTGCCCGAAGCTTCTTAAAGCATATTACATATGGGGATGAACAGCTGATCATAGCGCTGGATGATTTGCCACCCCATGTAGGTAATCTCGCGCTTAATACCGCATCACGTGAATCCCGGAAGCTGTGTGAAAGTGATTTATTTGTTTCCTGCACAAAACCAAGAGAACAGAGTGCGCATATGGGCCCGAATATCTATCAGTTCATAGAAGAAAAATACGAAGCCCTTTTGAATGAGGGATGTACAGAACATGAGGTTTATCAGACACTTGGAAAAGAACTGGATACAGAGATGGACAATCTGTTCAATAAAATAAAATATCAGCAGGTTGATCGAAAAAATCTGGAAGAGGTTGTGGGTAATCGTATTATTCAATCCGTACAGAAATCAGTTGATATCGCCAGGATGAGCATGCAGGATATCAGTCCCAATATACTCTCGCCCCTTTGTCTGCATGTGAGCGCAAGCTATGAACGTATGAAATGTGGAAAACGTATTATGAATCCACAGCTTAAAAAAATAAAAAAAGAGTATCCGCTGGAATTTGCCACTGCACGAAAAATGTGTATGCAGTATCATGAGGATTTCATGATAGAGCTGCCGGAGGATGAGATAGCGTTTATCGCCATGTATCTTAAAACCTTTACCAAAAAGAAGAAAGAGGAAAGCAGAGGGAAAATTGGAATCATCGTTTTAACACATGGCAATGTCGGTATCGAAATGGTGGAGGTCGCCAATCAGCTGCTGAATGCTAGCTTTGCAATTGGACTTCGCTGTGCCTTGGATGAACCAAGCAGTCATGCCCTGCAGCGGACACAGCATGCAGTGGAACAGCTTGATGAAGGCAGGGGCTGTTTAATTCTCACAGATATGGGATCACTGGTAACATTCGGACAGATTATCACACAGCGCACAGGAATTGACACCCGTACGATCTCCCGTGTAGACACTGTCATGGTTATAGAGGCAATTCGCAGAGCAATACTGGAAGAAACAACACTTGATGAATTGGAACAGGCATTGAATATGGAAAAGGAAATCAATTTCCATGGTAATCTGGAGCTTGAAGAAAAGGAAACTGTGATTGTTTCCATTTGTCTGACAGGTAAGGGCAGCGCGGTCCTCATCCAGTCAAAAATACAAAAGCTGCTACAGGAGCATAACCTGACAATCCGAATACTGACACTGGGGGTCATCAGCGAAAACGGAATTGAATTTGAACTGGACCACCTTGCTCGCAGCTATCATATTCTTGCGATACTGGGAAACTTTCAGATAGAGTATCACCAGATACCATTTTTATCCACGAATGAAATTCTCAATGGAACAGCACAGCAGGAGCTGCTAAGCATCATAAAAAATAACAGACAGCCCGGAAAGACTGTGAATTGCCTGCAGGAGCTTCTTGATGAGGATATCATACTCTGTCATGTACAGGATGCTTTATGTAAAAATGATATTCTGGAAAAGCTGGTAGACCTGCTCGTTAAAAAGGAACATGTATCTGAGGAATATCTGCTGGATGTATACAAACGGGAGGCAATGGGCGCAACCATTATGGGAAAGGCAGCTATCCCGCATGGTTTTACAGAACATGTCACAAAACCTGCCATTGCTATTCTGACCCTGCAGGATGCAATATTATGGGAGGATGACTTTGAAACGAATATCATTTTGATGCCGGCACTGCAGGAAGAGAGTATCGCATACACGCAGGAATTGTTCTCCATATGCAGCGATTCAACGCTGATTCAGGCACTTTCGGCTTGTCAGAAGCCGCAGGAAATCATAAGGCTGATAGCCACTTACACAAAACCGTCCAATTAG